One stretch of Gouania willdenowi chromosome 16, fGouWil2.1, whole genome shotgun sequence DNA includes these proteins:
- the elp6 gene encoding elongator complex protein 6 isoform X1, whose amino-acid sequence MFTELNSILNASPDSFTQGEFILVSVQHSDASFLIHHFLSFYLRARSRVCFLALVQSFSHYSAVSQRLGVNLTQAKDKGQLIFLEGLKESLSHLIPQEERTGSEAMDFLRDPAGGLRSLYQFVHSSLTHSGGGEMVEEEEAWGSPVLLVDDLSVLMSLGVSAGAVLDFSHYCRAMVCSQLQGNMVALVRCSSEEEEDEGDAEGSEWLRRGLTHQCSLTLHVQGLSTGYCRDIHGQVEVCWRKKQTSGSHTQKKLFQYKVHDKGASFFAPGTSSAVL is encoded by the exons ATGTTTACAGAGCTGAACAGTATCCTGAACGCCTCACCTGACAGCTTTACTCAG gGAGAGTTCATCCTGGTGTCAGTCCAACACAGTGATGCTTCATTCCTCATTCATCACTTTCTATCTTTTTACCTCAGAG CTCGAAGCAGAGTTTGTTTCCTGGCTCTGGTTCAGTCTTTCAGTCACTACAGTGCAGTCAGTCAGAGGCTG GGTGTGAATTTAACACAAGCTAAAGACAAAGGTCAGCTGATATTTCTCGAGGGGCTGAAGGAGTCGCTGTCCCATTTGATTCCTCAGGAGGAAAGGACAGGAAGTGAAGCCATGGACTTCCTCAG GGACCCTGCTGGGGGTCTGCGGAGTCTCTACCAGTTTGTCCACTCTAGTCTAACCCACTCAGGTGGAGGTGAgatggtggaggaggaggaggcgtgGGGGTCTCCAGTGCTGCTGGTAGATGACCTTAGTGTGCTGATGAGCCTGGGGGTCAGTGCTGGGGCCGTGCTGGATTTCAGTCACTACTGCAGGGCGATGGTCTGCTCTCAGCTCCAG GGCAACATGGTGGCTCTGGTTCGCTGCagcagtgaggaagaggaggatgagggaGACGCTGAAGGCTCAGAGTGGCTCCGAAGAGGCTTGACGCACCAGTGCAGCCTCACACTTCACGTACAGGGTCTCTCAACGGGATACTGCAGGGACATACATGGACAG GTGGAGGTGTGTTGGAGAAAGAAACAAACTAGTGGCTCTCACACGCAGAAGAAACTCTTTCAGTACAAAGTTCACGATAAAGGAGCTTCCTTCTTCGCTCCTGGGACGTCCAGCGCAGTCCTCTAG
- the elp6 gene encoding elongator complex protein 6 isoform X2, whose protein sequence is MFTELNSILNASPDSFTQGEFILVSVQHSDASFLIHHFLSFYLRARSRVCFLALVQSFSHYSAVSQRLGVNLTQAKDKGQLIFLEGLKESLSHLIPQEERTGSEAMDFLRDPAGGLRSLYQFVHSSLTHSGGGEMVEEEEAWGSPVLLVDDLSVLMSLGVSAGAVLDFSHYCRAMVCSQLQGNMVALVRCSSEEEEDEGDAEGSEWLRRGLTHQCSLTLHVQGLSTGYCRDIHGQDFVNFLLNDVPKTLDFPTRPKAVSERPDFCLTLWAL, encoded by the exons ATGTTTACAGAGCTGAACAGTATCCTGAACGCCTCACCTGACAGCTTTACTCAG gGAGAGTTCATCCTGGTGTCAGTCCAACACAGTGATGCTTCATTCCTCATTCATCACTTTCTATCTTTTTACCTCAGAG CTCGAAGCAGAGTTTGTTTCCTGGCTCTGGTTCAGTCTTTCAGTCACTACAGTGCAGTCAGTCAGAGGCTG GGTGTGAATTTAACACAAGCTAAAGACAAAGGTCAGCTGATATTTCTCGAGGGGCTGAAGGAGTCGCTGTCCCATTTGATTCCTCAGGAGGAAAGGACAGGAAGTGAAGCCATGGACTTCCTCAG GGACCCTGCTGGGGGTCTGCGGAGTCTCTACCAGTTTGTCCACTCTAGTCTAACCCACTCAGGTGGAGGTGAgatggtggaggaggaggaggcgtgGGGGTCTCCAGTGCTGCTGGTAGATGACCTTAGTGTGCTGATGAGCCTGGGGGTCAGTGCTGGGGCCGTGCTGGATTTCAGTCACTACTGCAGGGCGATGGTCTGCTCTCAGCTCCAG GGCAACATGGTGGCTCTGGTTCGCTGCagcagtgaggaagaggaggatgagggaGACGCTGAAGGCTCAGAGTGGCTCCGAAGAGGCTTGACGCACCAGTGCAGCCTCACACTTCACGTACAGGGTCTCTCAACGGGATACTGCAGGGACATACATGGACAG GATTTTGTTAATTTCTTGCTCAATGATGTGCCAAAAACGCTGGATTTTCCTACAAGACCAAAAGCGGTGAGTGAGCGTCCCGATTTCTGTCTTACACTTTGGGCATTGTAG